A single region of the Gorilla gorilla gorilla isolate KB3781 chromosome 1, NHGRI_mGorGor1-v2.1_pri, whole genome shotgun sequence genome encodes:
- the TMEM275 gene encoding transmembrane protein 275 has product MPPAEKSEGPPVPAPAERARGRVPGLPSPALCCACGLCALLAGVNVTLAGAFASFLPEHNALLVVGPALLVLALGFFAACCVCSRRGLAPRARSAAAAGPGQGGGRAGPVALEMESSEPTAQDTTAVQLSPAVSAASSGCSSPGPSPLALEAPAPAAVCALRLEGVQLNPPRERAAP; this is encoded by the coding sequence ATGCCGCCGGCAGAAAAGAGCGAGGGGCCACCGGTCCCGGCGCCCGCGGAACGCGCCCGGGGCCGGGTGCCCGGCCTGCCGTCGCCGGCGCTGTGCTGCGCCTGCGGTCTGTGCGCGCTGCTGGCGGGCGTGAACGTGACGCTGGCAGGCGCCTTCGCCTCCTTCTTGCCCGAGCACAATGCGCTGCTCGTCGTGGGGCCGGCGCTGCTGGTGCTGGCGCTCGGCTTCTTCGCGGCCTGCTGCGTGTGTAGCCGCCGGGGCCTCGCGCCCCGTGCGCGCTCGGCGGCCGCGGCGGGCCCGGGCCAGGGTGGCGGCCGCGCCGGGCCCGTGGCGCTGGAGATGGAGAGCAGCGAGCCCACGGCACAGGACACCACGGCCGTGCAGCTCAGCCCTGCCGTCTCCGCCGCGTCCTCCGGCTGCTCcagccccggccccagcccccTCGCCCTGGAGGCCCCGGCGCCCGCGGCCGTCTGCGCGCTGCGCTTGGAAGGAGTCCAGCTCAACCCACCCCGGGAGCGGGCCGCCCCCTAG